The DNA window TCAAAGTTTGGTCATTCAAACAAATAGTGTTTAATCTGTGGGTTATTAATTTTCCATTAagtgaaacaattttaaattgaactGTCATCATGACTGTGTCTTTGTTAAACTTCTGTGAAAAGATTTCGAACTATTTAACATGTTGTAGCTGGTTgcaatatatacaatatgtttgtatgaatgtatgaaaaatgtaaaatatgaaGTGCTCCCTTTAGGTATATGTTACGACTGTCTCTTTAAAACAATTAGTAATAagtgaaaaatatatgtatacaaaatcattattttgctttcatttttatacttattatccCGAAAAATAGTGGAAAAATGAACCCattccatattttattatttattttttttgatattaaggtatcatttaattaacaaaGTAATTATTCAACATTGACGTgccaatttataattttgaaatagatatgtattttattaacttattttataaaagtactaGCTAtgcccacgaccttgtacgcgtttgaattaaaaaaaaaagtaatattattgtagccaaaATTACTCCCTATcatatcaattatctgccagttaaagtccagtcaaaatcggtccagccgttccagagattagccggaataaacagacagacagacaaaaattgaaaaaatattgttttggtataatgttaaatgttattttggtaaatactatgcattgagtaaaaaagggcttttttaatattacaaacagacattccaattttattatatgtgtagataaaatacaacaaaaaaagtattgtgtatttacatatatattgatgTTTTTGATGATTTCGACGAGTTgtttaaaaatcaaacaaaatcgTTACCGacatttatttagatatttcatCTCAGAGAAGTTGGGTGCATACACACATATAGGTAACAGAAAAAGTAAATTTCATAGCTAATATATgtctagtattaaaaaaaagcaataccTAACACTAATGGCTGTTGCTATGGATCCGCATCGTTACCATAgagacaaatattttgtttttaaatggatATCGTTTGTAGATGAATTGAaagataataacaataattgttatttcgaTTACAATATCTAAAGAGTTATAAACTTGTATAAAATGGGAGAAAGAGCAGCCGTGTCGACTGAAGACACGCTTGTTCGTTATGATAATCCTGTTCTTGTAACTAAACAACCGGAAAAAgttgtaagtaattttattttaaatgtttgttctATGGAAGCGTTCCAATAGTTTaaactgttataattataaaaagtttaaaaatgttattcacttaaaataaaatcgagttaaataatatttattctatcaATAAAActctttcaatttatttatgacatagtcaatttctctttttattattaatttatgctaTAAACTCTTTCTATTATCAAACACCTAGTAACATAGCGTCTAAGTGTAACTTTCGTGTTAAAAATCTGTTGTTTGAGTTTAATAGTCAGCACCTCCTACCGGTACACTCGCACAACCCTGTATTCCAACTGAAGCGAAACGTGAAACTGAGGAAATCCTTAATGCCATTTTACCTCCAAAAGAATGGGAGGAAGACGGACAGATATGGACTCAAAAGGtttgtctttattataatatcatacatAATTTGTTGAGATAACTTCATCTTATACGTATGACTGTAATGTTGTAATGATTGACTTAGATATCATCGACTCCAGCAACAAGATTAGATGTTATAAATCTACAAGAAATGCTCGACACTCGTTTACAACAGCGGCAGGCTAGGGAAACAGGCATATGTCCCGTGCGCAGGCAGCTCTACACACAGTGCTTTGATGAACTCATACGGCaggtaaatattcatataaatattcatttttaattatatattattcatata is part of the Vanessa cardui chromosome 14, ilVanCard2.1, whole genome shotgun sequence genome and encodes:
- the LOC124535007 gene encoding putative inner dynein arm light chain, axonemal; this translates as MGERAAVSTEDTLVRYDNPVLVTKQPEKVSAPPTGTLAQPCIPTEAKRETEEILNAILPPKEWEEDGQIWTQKISSTPATRLDVINLQEMLDTRLQQRQARETGICPVRRQLYTQCFDELIRQVTINCGERGLLLLRVRDEARITMEAYQTLYCSSIAFGMRKALQSEQGKSDLMDQVAKLEVERSALEKQCTELKQKTEQLERRAAELRAAEEKRHQEELLALKKTNAQLKAQLEGIIAPKK